Within the Setaria viridis chromosome 3, Setaria_viridis_v4.0, whole genome shotgun sequence genome, the region TCCCGATCCCCAGAACCACTTCCTGGAAACAGCTTTACCGCCAAACCGATCCATGGCTTCCACCAAGATCTCCCTCAAGCTTCTGGTCAACAACAAGACGAAGAAAGTGCTGTTCGCGGAAGCAGGGAAGGAGTTCGTCGACTTCGTCTTCAGCCTCCTGACGCTCCCGATCGGGGCCGTGGCGAAGCTCGTCTCCGCCGGCACCATGCACGGCAGCGTGGGCCGCCTGTACCAGAGCGTGGAGCACATCGGCGCGTCCTACCTGCAGCCCGGCACCGACAGGTCCGACCTCCTCCAGCCCAAGGTGCTGCACCCGGACGCCcgcgagctgctgctgctccagggcggcggcggcgccgacggcggcggcggcggcgaaccggCGCTGGCCAGGTTCAGGCTGTACACGTGCGCCGGGTACTGCGCCACGGCGACCATGGAGGCGAAGGCCACGTGCCCGCAGTGCAAGCTTGTCATGTCCACGGAGGTGGCTTTCGTGCTGCCGTCGtccgccgctgcggcggcggggttgtCGTCGTCCTCGGAAGACAGCGGCGGGTACGTCAAGGGGGTGGTCACCTACATGGTGACTGACGGACTGGAGGTGACGCCCATGTCCGCCATCTCCAGCATCACGATGATCAACAAGTTCACCGCCGGCAAGGACGTCGAGCTCGCCGAGAAGTTCGTCACCGTCGGCACGGACGAGGTTCTTGCGTTGGTTACATTGATTATTGATCATTCTTGGTTTTGATCTGCCAATTCTGACATTAAATCGTTTTTTTTCTGTTGTTCCGTGCAACGTCCATCAGGGGCTGGCTCTTCTGAAGGCGGCGCTGCGTTCGGACACGGTGCTCTCCGACGTCTTCCTGGCCAAGAAGAAGTGAGGCTCGGCTGGGCGACGGACCAAGTCGAAGCTGCTTCAGTTTCTCTATGGTGTCGTACATGGGTTACCAAGCTGCTGATCGTTTTGTTACTGCCACCGTATCGTGTTTCTGATTCTGTCTGTGTTACTGCTGCGTGCAGTTTAATATTGGTCACTGTCATGCTCGGATGCATGCAACCTTCACTACTACAGATTCACTAccctatcaccgccggtttcaGATAACCTGACAGTAAAACTCAAAAAAATTGTGACACAGCACATAACCAGCTTTGTGTTTCAAACTGACGGTGAAAACTATCACCGTCCGATCTTTCCACTATCCGTTGGTAAAAGAGGGGGCCGGATCCGAAATTTTTATCGATCAGCTCATTCTTTTCTCGCGTccgctctctccctcccccgacTCCATCATCTCCCTctgccggccccctccctctATCACTCCGCCATCTCTTCCTCCggccctcccttcctctcttcctccctccggtccccccccccctctttgcTCGCTGCCCCTTGGCCTGGcagagaggagcggcggcggggagcctCAGCAGCACGCGAATCCGCGTCGGGATCCGATGGCGTGTGGGGATCCGGTGGCGGTGGGGACGAGATTCGGCTCTGGAAAGCTTCTCTCGGGCGTCTGGGCGACACGGAGTGGGGGCGGTGGGGGCacccggcggcggggaggtcggGCGTGGCCGTCCgtgatttttaaaaaaattttaaTAGGCATCACCGCTAATTCTAGTGTACCCCACACCGCCGAATTGGATACGATGGATCTCAAACCGGCGGTGAAGGTCGGTTTGGAGCCGGCGGTGATTCCACTTTCTGTAGTAGTGCTTGTTCTATTATATATGCATGCCATGCTCAGATTTTAATTATGCAAAGCGTACGTGTTCTAATGATCAAGCGTTCTATTATATGGATGCCATGCTCAGAGTTTGTTTCTGCAAAGCGTACGTGTTCTAATGATCTGCTGCCGTAGCACGGCCATACTACTAGCATTTTGTTTTTTGTCAGAAAGATGCACGCTAGATTCACCAAAAAGAGAACTGAAGCAGAATCAATGTTAGGGCATGTTACCTCTGAAAGATAAACCAGCCCCAATGCATTACAAATGACAGAAGTAATCTTATTTTGCTATGAGAAATCGCCATAAAGTCACTGGAAGTATTTTGTAGGAACGATATCATCAATGTAAGGAGCCTAATCCTGTCAGCAGGAGATACATTATGGAAATTTGGTACTAAAAAACCTTTTGTTTTATGAAAACATCAGAACAGGCAAAAGTTATTTATCTAAAGCACAGAAAATATCAGTGCCGTTTCACATTTTTCACAAAGACATTCTCTGTCAGAACTCAGCAAATTTGTATTTTTACAGATCACTTGATAGAGTAACATATCTGCAGCAGAAGAATCAGATTGCAGGGCTGCAATGGAGATGGTACTTTTCGGCCAACATTTTCTGTCAAAATCATGTGGCATATGCTACCTGTGTTCTATGAGTATCTTCAGTAACTAGTTTCAGTAAAGACAAGGGAAACTAACACCACCCTGGTTCCAGGACTCTGAGCAGAACAAATGGACTCCCAAGAGTAGTACCGAGTTCAGGACACCTAGTTGGAGACATGTAAGAGAACTCATCTACTCCTCTACTCTTATTCAGGCACTCCAAGTGAACTGAAAAATCCTTGGGATCACTTCAGTGAGATGTCCAGATGATTTTCTACTGACCTTTTTGTTAGGAGGCCTTGCTGCTATTCTATGGACGGAGCACTCAAATCTGGGTACCGCAAATCATTGTCCGCTGAAAATAAAGGGATAAATCAGAATTTTGTAACGAGGACATTAGCACACATCTTCTGAAACATTTGCATGGTCCATCATGTACTTACAAGAACAATGACATGTAGGTTGTCAAACATTTGAACAGTCTCAGTCAAGTATTCAGACATATGAAAGCATTTGGTAATATGGGCGATGGCGCATGCAACATATGAGAGACATTTGGACTAACAATCTCAATGAAGTACTCGGTAGAAACcagtggggaaaaaaaagatggagAAACCCTGATCTGAGCTAAGCTGAACGATTGAACCTCACCTTGCGTGCCGTGGTTGAGGATGACAATGTCGATGCGGTTGTTTCCGATGGGCAGGTCGACGAGCAGAGGAGTGAGGTGCCCGAAGCGGCCGGCCCGGATGCAGAGGGTGGTGCGGGTGACGTCCCTGCTGGCGCCCAGGCGGCACGCCAGCGTGAGCCGCAGCTGCATCAGGTTGTGGGTGTTGAGCCGCATCGTCCTCCAGGCTCCCTCGTTGACGGCCCCGTTGGTCTCGCCGCGGACGAACCGGATCTGCCGAGCCACCTCGCTCTCCGTCAGCGGACGCCGGCGCGCGTGCGTCAGCTGCTCATCGCATATCCTTGTTAGCAAGGATGGATCACATAATCCTCACTACCGTTTCTTGATGTCCCACTGACAGGATGGATCGCGAAATTACCTGGTAGGTCGGATCAAGGATGCAGGGCCGCGTCATCCTGATGGGGACGTTCTCGATGTCCCACTGCATCATGGTGCTGCCATTGTCCCCGGCGGAGGTGACGGCCCTGCGCCACCGGAGGTATCGGCCGTTGGCGCGGAGGTAGCGGCCCGTGCCGCTCCGCATGACGAAGGTGCTCCGCCTGGGGATCGCCTGCCACAGCatcccgggcggcggcggggtgtggGCGAGGTCGTCCTGCGTGGTGAGGACGCCGTGGGAGGGGCCCGTCCCGGCCTGCACGCTGGTGGCGAGGAGGTaccggccgtaggcgccgcggaggaggacgcAGGGCCCGCCGTCGGGCCCCGCCGCGTGGTGGACCGCCCACACCACGTTGTGCACGCCGCGCTGGCCGGAGAGGCAGACGTTGAGAccgtcgacgtcggcggcgaggtACTTGCCGCGCCGCGCGCAGCACCGCAGCCGCACGAAGCGCACCCCGTTGAACACGTCCATGGATCGCTGTCGATCGCGCCCCGATCCGGGAGGCGCGACCGGCACGCGCGCCTGCCCGGGGGCTCTCGCGCTACGCTTCCTCCCTCTCTTGTCTCCTCGCGGCCGCGATCGTGCGGGGGGAGAGGGAGAACCCGTCGGGCTCTTGGgttcctcctcgccgcgcagAGTGGGGGACAGGGGGAGGTCGGGTCGGGAGGGTGAGTTCGTTGGGGTGGTTACCCGGGTTGGCGCCACGCGCCGAGGGCGCGAGTATTTGAAGGCCGGGTGGTCGGTCTCGCTGACAAGGTGGGATCGCATAGGAGAACGGGTGCGGGCCCACATCCTGACAGGAGCGAGGCGATAACCGCTCTTCCTCTCCGAAACTCTGACGCTGGTTGCCTGGTCGGTCGCCGTAACCCTACGAGatcgaggagggggcggcgaggGGTGCGacccgccgccgatgccgctgGAGCATCTTCCTCGCCtccacccgcgccgcgcgctcggCAGGCGGTGGCCGGTGGAGCCGAGGAGCGGGCCCGCACGCGCGGTAAGCTGATGCGAATACTGAATCCGTCTCAACTCTCCATTCCGTGCGCTAGTGCGAATTTGCTTCAGGGCTTGCGATTGCGAGTTGTGAATATTTGTGCTGTGTTACAGTAGGGTATGGGGAAATCAGGTGATTCCTCTGTGCTGTTgaactgaaagtctgaaactgaaTGGACAAGCAAGCCGGGAAACCGGAACAGATCACTGCCTGTCCTTGCCTGCTGTGATGGCTGCTAACTGGTTCTGCCGGAACAGATGGCCAGTGTTTGTCGCACATTGGTATACCACCAGCAGAGTTAACAATCTGCTAGGCTCTAGGCCAAAACACTGAAACCTGTTGCTTGTGCATTGCCAATGATTTTAAATTCCAAGTCATCAGCCATTGGCGGCTTGGTGCCATTTAATTGTAACGGCCGCTGCATCCTTTTGACGTTTTATTACTAGTTTTTTAGTTTACTGTAGCCTACCAAAGGCCAGAGTTGCCTCTGCTTACTGTTGCCGAGACATAACTGAAGATCCTTTAGGTGCGGGTTATGTCTGAGAGAAGGTGTCTCAACGCACAGTTCCTGTTCCCTTTAGTACTTTTATTATAGTCCGTTTACATACAGTATACATGATTGCCAAAAATAAAATTGAGGCATCCCATTATACTCATCAGCTGGTGTTTGCATGCCTCGTTAGAATAGCACATGTGCATTTTACAGATACTCCTGATGGTAGTTTGATTTCTCCAAAACTTATGCTGTGTGATGATGCGAGGCCATGCATTGAATTTCGTGAACTGTTACTCTGTTAGTATTATGCAGACTCGACTAAAATAGGCATTTGAAAATAGCAAAGCCAACATAATTTCCTTTTTTCTGATAGGAATGAACATACTTAACTGTCGCTTACTACAGGCTCATATCCCTTCTGTCACCTCAATGGTTCCAGGTGAGCTTCTTAATCGACTGGAAAACTTAAAGGAGAGCAACTTGATGCCGTTTTCGATAAAAGAACAATCCGATGCATGAGTTAAGATTCACCATGCAATTGTTTTTAGCTGCTGTTTAATTTAGCTGAAACTGAATCTTTTTAAACCACCAGTACTTCGAAGTTACCACAGATAACCGTTTGAACCATTCTTG harbors:
- the LOC117848258 gene encoding uncharacterized protein; translation: MASTKISLKLLVNNKTKKVLFAEAGKEFVDFVFSLLTLPIGAVAKLVSAGTMHGSVGRLYQSVEHIGASYLQPGTDRSDLLQPKVLHPDARELLLLQGGGGADGGGGGEPALARFRLYTCAGYCATATMEAKATCPQCKLVMSTEVAFVLPSSAAAAAGLSSSSEDSGGYVKGVVTYMVTDGLEVTPMSAISSITMINKFTAGKDVELAEKFVTVGTDEGLALLKAALRSDTVLSDVFLAKKK
- the LOC117848184 gene encoding uncharacterized protein, coding for MWARTRSPMRSHLVSETDHPAFKYSRPRRVAPTRVTTPTNSPSRPDLPLSPTLRGEEEPKSPTGSPSPPARSRPRGDKRGRKRSARAPGQARVPVAPPGSGRDRQRSMDVFNGVRFVRLRCCARRGKYLAADVDGLNVCLSGQRGVHNVVWAVHHAAGPDGGPCVLLRGAYGRYLLATSVQAGTGPSHGVLTTQDDLAHTPPPPGMLWQAIPRRSTFVMRSGTGRYLRANGRYLRWRRAVTSAGDNGSTMMQWDIENVPIRMTRPCILDPTYQLTHARRRPLTESEVARQIRFVRGETNGAVNEGAWRTMRLNTHNLMQLRLTLACRLGASRDVTRTTLCIRAGRFGHLTPLLVDLPIGNNRIDIVILNHGTQADNDLRYPDLSAPSIE